In Nothobranchius furzeri strain GRZ-AD chromosome 18, NfurGRZ-RIMD1, whole genome shotgun sequence, a single genomic region encodes these proteins:
- the tiam2a gene encoding rho guanine nucleotide exchange factor TIAM2 isoform X3, with protein sequence MTSSGAAGTATAPTRSDEDPRECLYLTTLAELFLHDRSPAHALCSLLAMCWFWTCGSEAEQADLFLGSALLSLGRLLKDELSCLTEEVTACLSCQRGAKGDKRMSVDAVCTLYQSFHEGSSSGVRDVMDDIRELSATRGGELGSGGTRDGTLLRPCPKHLSATERLRKVIQELVDTEKSYVKDLDSLFEIYLKPLQNETFLPQDEMESLFGSLPEMLDFQRVFLQTLEERIASSPDFSTLETPSQFKKLLFSLGGSFLYYADHFKLYSGFCANHIKVQQVLKRAKTDQAFKEFLDARNPTKQHSSTLESYLIKPVQRVLKYPLLLRELVSLTDADSEEHYHLSEALKAMEKVASHINEMQKIYEEYGPVFDQLVAEQTGLDKEVTEISMGEFLMHSSALWLNPHPSLGRMRKDPELTVFVFRKAVILVYREYNKLKKKTNPRSALCHGDSDPFKFRRLIPLSSLQVRLGNAAGTGAESSCIWELIHSRSEVEGRPETVFQLCSSVSENKISIIKVIRSLLRENLRRNLRNEGTLERNKERLTPACRTLPSSAKLASSRALRLCKQPFDDVSSQGGTLKLGPDSDEGSLSSGTYSFSGAPPACPLSDPHVILAQQNWAPPRGSDSNSLSTSVKESDILNDEDDDGFSEGATRRDSEDSSSPTSAIEAQFLQLQLSEDVVSKCASAPRVQPEGIGDTPKTHHKLLRQRFTAIKKKPSSLRKSPGMLLHMKEQNRSLDSQTDPASSCGVVDLNALLERDFSVQSLTSVVNEDCFFDSAESCTTNSGKVTSS encoded by the exons ATGACCTCATCGGGGGCGGCTGGAACTGCAACGGCCCCGACGAGGAGCGATGAAGACCCCCGGGAATGCCTCTACCTCACCACCTTAGCCGAGCTTTTTCTGCACGACCGGTCTCCAGCCCACGCGCTGTGCTCCCTGCTAGCCATGTGCTGGTTCTGGACGTGCGGCTCTGAAGCAGAGCAGGCAGACCTTTTTTTAGGATCTGCGCTGCTCAGCTTAGGACGACTGCTTAAAGACGAGCTGTCCTGCCTGACTGAGGAGGTGACGGCCTGCCTGTCCTGCCAGAGAGGCGCCAAAGGGGACAAACGGATG AGCGTGGACGCGGTCTGCACCCTCTACCAGTCCTTCCATGAAGGCTCCAGCTCAGGAGTCAGGGATGTGATGGACGACATCAGGGAACTGTCCGCGACGAGGGGAGGGGAACTTGGCTCAGGTGGAACCAGAGATGGAACGCTGCTCAGACCTTGCCCCAAGCATTTGAGCGCCACTGAGAGGCTGCGCAAGGTCATCCAGGAGCTGGTGGACACGGAGAAGTCCTACGTGAAG GACCTGGATAGCTTGTTTGAGATTTACCTGAAACCACTGCAGAACGAAACCTTCCTTCCACAAGACGAG ATGGAGAGCCTGTTTGGAAGCCTTCCTGAGATGCTGGATTTCCAGAGGGTCTTCCTGCAGACCCTGGAGGAGAGGATCGCCTCCTCGCCTGACTTCAGCACCCTCGAGACTCCGTCACAGTTTAAG aagctgctgttctccctcggGGGTTCGTTCCTCTACTACGCCGACCACTTCAAGCTCTACAGCGGCTTCTGTGCAAACCACATCAAAGTCCAGCAGGTCCTGAAGAGAG CTAAAACGGATCAGGCCTTCAAAGAATTTCTGGACGCGAGAAACCCCACGAAGCAGCACTCGTCCACTTTGGAGTCGTACCTGATTAAGCCGGTGCAGAGGGTGCTCAAGTACCCCCTGCTGCTGAGGGAGCTGGTCTCTCTGACTGACGCAGACAGCGAGGAGCACTACCACCTCAGCG AGGCTCTGAAAGCCATGGAGAAGGTGGCGAGCCACATCAACGAGATGCAGAAGATCTACGAGGAGTACGGCCCGGTGTTTGATCAGCTTGTCGCTGAGCAGACCGGCCTCGACAAAGAG GTCACAGAGATTTCCATGGGAGAGTTTCTCATGCATTCCTCAGCGCTCTGGCTCAACCCGCACCCGTCGCTGGGCCGCATGAGAAAAGATCCAGAACTTACCGTGTTTG TTTTCAGGAAAGCGGTGATATTGGTCTACAGGGAATACAACAAGCTGAAGAAGAAG ACGAATCCTCGTTCAGCACTTTGTCACGGCGACTCGGACCCGTTCAAGTTCCGACGGCTCATCCCGCTCTCCTCGCTGCAGGTCAGGCTGGGAAACGCTGCAG gAACAGGCGCAGAAAGCAGCTGCATCTGGGAGCTGATCCACTCCAGGTCCGAGGTGGAGGGCAGACCGGAGACGGTGTTCCAGCTGTGCAGCAG TGTGTCAGAAAACAAGATCAGCATCATCAAGGTGATCCGCTCCCTCCTCAGGGAGAACTTGAGGAGGAACTTGAGGAACGAGGGAACGTTGGAGAGGAATAAGGAACGCCTGACTCCTGCGTGTAGAACTTTGCCCTCTTCAGCGAAGCTAG CTTCTTCCAGGGCTTTGCGGTTGTGTAAGCAGCCTTTTGACGACGTGTCTTCCCAGGGTGGGACTCTTAAGTTGGGTCCAGACTCTGATGAAGGAAGCCTCAGCAGTGGAACCTACAGCTTTTCTGGGGCTCCTCCAGCTTGCCCCTTGTCCGACCCACACGTCATCCTGGCTCAGCAGAACTGGGCTCCACCTCGTGGTTCCGATTCAAACTCGCTCTCCACCTCTGTGAAAGAATCGGACATCCTAAACGACGAAGACGACGATGGTTTTAGCGAGGGGGCTACAAGGAGGGACAGCGAGGACAGCAGCTCCCCTACGAGTGCCATCGAAGCTCAGTTCCTTCAGCTTCAACTCTCTGAGGACGTCGTGTCAAAATGTGCCTCCGCCCCACGTGTCCAGCCGGAGGGGATCGGCGACACCCCAAAGACCCACCACAAGCTGCTGCGGCAACGCTTCACCGCCATCAAGAAGAAACCCAGCAGTCTGAGAAAGAGCCCGGGCATGCTGCTGCACATGAAGGAGCAGAACAGATCGCTGGACAGTCAGACAGATCCAGCGTCGTCCTGCGGCGTGGTGGACCTCAACGCGCTGCTGGAGAGAGACTTCAGTGTCCAAAGTCTGACGTCAGTCGTGAACGAAGACTGTTTCTTTGATTCAGCTGAAAGCTGCACCACAAACTCCGGAAAGGTCACCTCTTCTTAG
- the tiam2a gene encoding rho guanine nucleotide exchange factor TIAM2 isoform X4, whose amino-acid sequence MPKFRGSKLRRKGCSLARRTQRHAAAAWRLLYRLVFIVTRRLGESVDAVCTLYQSFHEGSSSGVRDVMDDIRELSATRGGELGSGGTRDGTLLRPCPKHLSATERLRKVIQELVDTEKSYVKDLDSLFEIYLKPLQNETFLPQDEMESLFGSLPEMLDFQRVFLQTLEERIASSPDFSTLETPSQFKKLLFSLGGSFLYYADHFKLYSGFCANHIKVQQVLKRAKTDQAFKEFLDARNPTKQHSSTLESYLIKPVQRVLKYPLLLRELVSLTDADSEEHYHLSEALKAMEKVASHINEMQKIYEEYGPVFDQLVAEQTGLDKEVTEISMGEFLMHSSALWLNPHPSLGRMRKDPELTVFVFRKAVILVYREYNKLKKKTNPRSALCHGDSDPFKFRRLIPLSSLQVRLGNAAGTGAESSCIWELIHSRSEVEGRPETVFQLCSSVSENKISIIKVIRSLLRENLRRNLRNEGTLERNKERLTPACRTLPSSAKLASSRALRLCKQPFDDVSSQGGTLKLGPDSDEGSLSSGTYSFSGAPPACPLSDPHVILAQQNWAPPRGSDSNSLSTSVKESDILNDEDDDGFSEGATRRDSEDSSSPTSAIEAQFLQLQLSEDVVSKCASAPRVQPEGIGDTPKTHHKLLRQRFTAIKKKPSSLRKSPGMLLHMKEQNRSLDSQTDPASSCGVVDLNALLERDFSVQSLTSVVNEDCFFDSAESCTTNSGKVTSS is encoded by the exons ATGCCGAAGTTTAGGGGAAGCAAGCTGCGCAGGAAGGGTTGCTCTCTGGCTCGACGGACTCAGCGTCACGCGGCGGCAGCATGGAGGCTCCTCTACCGACTGGTCTTCATAGTGACCCGGAGACTGGGAGAG AGCGTGGACGCGGTCTGCACCCTCTACCAGTCCTTCCATGAAGGCTCCAGCTCAGGAGTCAGGGATGTGATGGACGACATCAGGGAACTGTCCGCGACGAGGGGAGGGGAACTTGGCTCAGGTGGAACCAGAGATGGAACGCTGCTCAGACCTTGCCCCAAGCATTTGAGCGCCACTGAGAGGCTGCGCAAGGTCATCCAGGAGCTGGTGGACACGGAGAAGTCCTACGTGAAG GACCTGGATAGCTTGTTTGAGATTTACCTGAAACCACTGCAGAACGAAACCTTCCTTCCACAAGACGAG ATGGAGAGCCTGTTTGGAAGCCTTCCTGAGATGCTGGATTTCCAGAGGGTCTTCCTGCAGACCCTGGAGGAGAGGATCGCCTCCTCGCCTGACTTCAGCACCCTCGAGACTCCGTCACAGTTTAAG aagctgctgttctccctcggGGGTTCGTTCCTCTACTACGCCGACCACTTCAAGCTCTACAGCGGCTTCTGTGCAAACCACATCAAAGTCCAGCAGGTCCTGAAGAGAG CTAAAACGGATCAGGCCTTCAAAGAATTTCTGGACGCGAGAAACCCCACGAAGCAGCACTCGTCCACTTTGGAGTCGTACCTGATTAAGCCGGTGCAGAGGGTGCTCAAGTACCCCCTGCTGCTGAGGGAGCTGGTCTCTCTGACTGACGCAGACAGCGAGGAGCACTACCACCTCAGCG AGGCTCTGAAAGCCATGGAGAAGGTGGCGAGCCACATCAACGAGATGCAGAAGATCTACGAGGAGTACGGCCCGGTGTTTGATCAGCTTGTCGCTGAGCAGACCGGCCTCGACAAAGAG GTCACAGAGATTTCCATGGGAGAGTTTCTCATGCATTCCTCAGCGCTCTGGCTCAACCCGCACCCGTCGCTGGGCCGCATGAGAAAAGATCCAGAACTTACCGTGTTTG TTTTCAGGAAAGCGGTGATATTGGTCTACAGGGAATACAACAAGCTGAAGAAGAAG ACGAATCCTCGTTCAGCACTTTGTCACGGCGACTCGGACCCGTTCAAGTTCCGACGGCTCATCCCGCTCTCCTCGCTGCAGGTCAGGCTGGGAAACGCTGCAG gAACAGGCGCAGAAAGCAGCTGCATCTGGGAGCTGATCCACTCCAGGTCCGAGGTGGAGGGCAGACCGGAGACGGTGTTCCAGCTGTGCAGCAG TGTGTCAGAAAACAAGATCAGCATCATCAAGGTGATCCGCTCCCTCCTCAGGGAGAACTTGAGGAGGAACTTGAGGAACGAGGGAACGTTGGAGAGGAATAAGGAACGCCTGACTCCTGCGTGTAGAACTTTGCCCTCTTCAGCGAAGCTAG CTTCTTCCAGGGCTTTGCGGTTGTGTAAGCAGCCTTTTGACGACGTGTCTTCCCAGGGTGGGACTCTTAAGTTGGGTCCAGACTCTGATGAAGGAAGCCTCAGCAGTGGAACCTACAGCTTTTCTGGGGCTCCTCCAGCTTGCCCCTTGTCCGACCCACACGTCATCCTGGCTCAGCAGAACTGGGCTCCACCTCGTGGTTCCGATTCAAACTCGCTCTCCACCTCTGTGAAAGAATCGGACATCCTAAACGACGAAGACGACGATGGTTTTAGCGAGGGGGCTACAAGGAGGGACAGCGAGGACAGCAGCTCCCCTACGAGTGCCATCGAAGCTCAGTTCCTTCAGCTTCAACTCTCTGAGGACGTCGTGTCAAAATGTGCCTCCGCCCCACGTGTCCAGCCGGAGGGGATCGGCGACACCCCAAAGACCCACCACAAGCTGCTGCGGCAACGCTTCACCGCCATCAAGAAGAAACCCAGCAGTCTGAGAAAGAGCCCGGGCATGCTGCTGCACATGAAGGAGCAGAACAGATCGCTGGACAGTCAGACAGATCCAGCGTCGTCCTGCGGCGTGGTGGACCTCAACGCGCTGCTGGAGAGAGACTTCAGTGTCCAAAGTCTGACGTCAGTCGTGAACGAAGACTGTTTCTTTGATTCAGCTGAAAGCTGCACCACAAACTCCGGAAAGGTCACCTCTTCTTAG